CTCTCCAGAAACCCCTCATCACACCTCTTCATCAAGGACCATATTTGTGTACAAGATACCAAAAACAAAAAAAAAATATCCAAAAAAGAATAAAACCACCTGTCAACCTGTAGGCGCCTTAGGATCCTTATCTGCAGACAGCGCTGACGAATAAATAAACACAACCAGTATGCCCCCCATATAAATCATTAACAACACCAAAGACAAGAAAGTCCCCCCGTGCAAAACTGAAGCCCCACAGCAAAGAAGTGCAACCAGCACCAAATTGAAAACTCCATAAAAAGGAGCAGGATTTGTAGACAACACAATTATCACAACCAACATCCCTAATAAAAGAAAAACAAGCGCATAAAACATAGTTTCTGCCAGGATTTTAACCAGGACCTATGGCGTGAAAAACCATCGTTGTTACTCAACTACAAAAACACTAATGGCCAGCCTACGCAAAACCCACCCCCTACTAAAAATCGTAAACGACATAGTAATTGACCTTCCTACCCCCTCAAACATTTCCGCCTGATGAAACTTTGGCTCTCTACTCGGATTATGCCTTATTAC
The genomic region above belongs to Takifugu flavidus voucher ECSFRI-JHDFT01 mitochondrion, complete genome and contains:
- the ND6 gene encoding NADH dehydrogenase subunit 6 produces the protein MFYALVFLLLGMLVVMIVLSTNPAPFYGVFNLVLVALLCCGASVLHGGTFLSLVLLMIYMGGMLVVFIYSSALSADKDPKAPTGWQVVLFFFGYFFFVFGILYTNMVLDEEVWWGVSGEMDWDAVFRGDMDGVSLMYSSGGGVLLLGAWVLLLTLLVVLELVRGLGRGALRAV